The Ascochyta rabiei chromosome 12, complete sequence DNA window TCGTAAACTCACCCATGATCCACTCGCCGCTGACCAAGCTGCAATGCTGCCCGACCTCGGACGGCGCCGCCGCGACGGTGCTCTGCTCACAGGCGTTCCTCGACGCGCGCCCAGAGCTCAAAGACCAGGCGATTCTGATCGCCGGCCAGCGCCTCGCAACCGACACGCCGCAGCTCTTCAACCGCTCGGCCATCGAGCTAATCGGGTACGGGATGAGCGAGCTCGCGGCCCGCGAAGCGCTCGCCGAAGCCGGCACCAGCGCGTCCGAGGTCAGCGTGTGCGAGCTGCACGACTGCTTCTCCGCGAACGAAATGGTGAGCATCGAAGCGCTGGGGCTGGCCGGGCGCGGCAAAGCGCACGAGCTGGTTCGCGCGGGCGGCATCACGTACGGTGGGCGCGTCGTCATCAACCCCTCGGGCGGGCTCATCTCAAAGGGTCACCCGCTCGGCGCAACGGGACTCGCGCAGTGCGCAGAGCTGGTCTGGCATCTGCGCGGCTGGGCCAACAACCGCAGCGTCCCCGACACGCGCGTGGCGCTGCAGCACAACCTCGGCCTTGGCGGCGCCGTGGTGTGCACCGTGTACAAGCGCGGTGATGGCAAGGCGGCCCAAGACCACACGGACGAGCAGGTCGCAGAGCAGACGGGGCTTGGGTACAACCCTGCGACGCAGGCCAAGGGATTTACGAGCGCGCAGGTGGATTCGGTGCGCAGTCGCAAGGCGAGGAGTGCGTGGGCGCTGCAGGATACGGAGAAGAAGGTGGAGGCGAGGTTTTAGCAAGGGATAGGGAATAGGTCTCAGGCAGTGAGTGCTTACGACGTCCACACCGGGAAGAGGGTAGAGGCTGAGGTTATTTCCAAATCAATGTCTTGATGAGTCTAAGGTCTAGCACCAAGTCCATGTATTCTGTATTTGCCTTGACCATGCCAGGCCATGTCAtggccagccagccagccagcccgctagcaagcaagcaagcaaacAATCACCCCAACAAGCCCCTCACTTCTTCGTCTTGGGAATCTTCTCATACGCATTCGGACTCGGCGCACGCTTCGGCTTCCTCCCCTTCTTATGGCTCCCCTCCCCCACCGGACGATCATGATCATGATGATGCTCATGCCCACATCCCTCTCCGTGGTCGTGGGCAGGCGGTAGCTTCTTCCGACTAGGACGGGCGGTGCTGTTATCGACCTCACCATCTGAATCACCATCGTCAGACGACTCGGAGCTGTCAGACGACTCATCGCTCGACTCGCCGGCTTCGCGGGGGGCGTGGTAGATGCAGCACACTGGAGTCGTCAGCAGGGTCGCAGGGTGGGAAGCGGAGGTGGGAAGGTACCTTTGCTGCTCTTCTTCCCCATGCCCTCGTTGTCCACGACGTCGGCGGCCCACTGGATGTGTCTGCGCTCGTCGGGCGCGGCGCGCAGGCGCAGGAGGCCGGACGAGGCGGGGGTGCGCGTGGCTTCGATCGTGTGGCTGCCGGTGGGGCGCGAGGGCGCTGCGGTGCGGGGGGGTTCGTCTGGCATTTTGGGGGTGGTTGCGCGCTGGTGAGGAGCCAGTCGTCGGCAGGTGTAGGTGGAGTGGACCCTGCTTTGCTTGACTGCGGGGGGTCGATGGTGAGGCAAAGTGAACGAGACACGTGCGGTGTGTTGTGGTGGAGGTTTGTGGATTAGTGGGCGTGAATTAGAGTAGAGTGGAGTGGAGTGGAGTGGAGTGGAGTGTTGTATTATGTTGTGTTGTTTTGTGTtatgttgtgttgtgttgtatCGTGTTGTGTTATATCGTGTCGTATCGTGTCGTATCGTGTTGTGTGGTATTGTGTGGTGCACGTCTGTGTTGGAGTGATTTGTCTGGAGAGCGCGGCTAACCACGTGCGTCACTGCGGCTTCCGCGTTCGGTGAGCACAACACCATGACTCCATCACAACAGACTTGGGCGCCAAGACATCAGACCGAATATACACATGCGCGACATGGGAAGCTCTGGGTGTCGGAGCTTTGCTTGTACTGCCAGACACAGCTGGTTCTCGATAGGGGAGGTGCGTTTGGCTTCTTGTCAGGTGACACACGAGCTGAGTTCGGTGTGGTACATGCATGGCTGAAGAGAGGCACGAGCACGGGGGAGTTTTCGACGAGTTGCTGCTGGTGTCACAACCGAATACTCGAACACAAAGCTTGATCTCTCGGGAGCTGCATGGCATGGATGAAGAAGCGTCTTGTGCACAATGGCATAAGAAAGGCGGCAATTTGCGGGTTTGATGAAGGGGGAGCCCTTGTCGATCGGCGGGCGCTCAACGAGATTGGCTCTTCCTTGGTGTGTTGCCAGCGTTGGTGCTGGCGGCGCGCAGGGCCTTGGGCAAGGCTAGCCTGCCGTGCCCCCAACAGCGGCCGATGACGAATCGACAAGGACGGGGGCGTGCCACCGAGCGGCGTGGAGAAGTCGTATCGCCGTCTGCTTGCCCTCGGTTATCGCGTCATGTTCAGGAAGGAGAAGCGCAGCACCGACTgcagcacaagcacaagcgTGTGGGAAGCCAATCTAAAAGAACCCAAGGTCCCGCTGTGGCATGTGCAGACCGCAGCAGGCTCGGGGCTACTGGATGCAGACGGCCGGCCCGCGGTGGAAGTGCATGACTGGGCGTGAGGCTGTGGCCGTGTGGGCATGGGAAATGAAGCCACGCAGGTCGGGGGATCTGGACTGAGGGCCGCCCACTTTGCTGGAATAGGGGAGAAATGCACTTAACCCAACGGGGGGCGCCCAGGAGGACAGCGTCGCCGGGCAACGTGAAGAATCTGCTCGGAGAATCTGCTCGGCGCAACTTCAGTCGGAGGGAAGGGCAACGGCAGCTGGAGCGCGCGGGTGTCCGTGGTTGTCGCCCGTCGCCCGTCGCCAGCGGCCACACGCGCCTCAGGGGCAGAGAAAGGCCAAGCAGGACGCTTCAGGGCGCTGTTGAGTGGTCGACACCGCTGGACAGCCACCCCTGCGGCTCATCCAGTGCTGGCGAGGGCGCGGCCAATCAGAGCCGAGTGCCGTTTCGAAGGGGGCCCCACCGGGCTGCGCTAGTCTGCGCTGGGCTGCGCTAGGATGGTTCCTGCGTTAGCGCGCCCTAAGCGCACGGCATCTGGGCTGATTCCAAACAACGATAGCAGCCAGGCGGTGATTCAGGAGGTTCGGCTCGGGAGGAAGTGACGCACAGGCGGTGTAGAGGACATGAGCCTATGAGGAGGTATTGTCCGGCTGGGAAGTCGTGGAGGCGTGGAGGCGTGGAGGCGCGGAGTCGTGAAGTCGTGAAGCCGTGAAGCCGTGAAGCCGTGAAGCCGTGAAGCCGTGAAGCCGTGAAGCCGTGACGCCGTGAAGCCGTAAAGCCGTGAGGCAGTGGTGGACCAGAACAAGGCGATTGTGCGCACATGGACATGATGCAACAGCTATGTATTCCAAGAATGCAGCGAGCGGACCAAACACAGTGGCTGACGCTACGCTGCGGTTCACTACCACATCGCTAGGGACTGTGTACACTACGCCCGCGCTTGACCCGTGCAACGGCCCACTTGCGCCAATAGGAGGCGCCTATCATCCAGAGCGACCGGACTGCAGCTCCTCGTGCACAGCGCGCCGCCTCATCTACTGCTGCCGCCCGGCCTCTCCTCATCCTCCACCTCACTTTGTGGGCGCCGCTCgttctcctcctcctccagcGACCACCAGCTCGCAGTCCGTATCTTACCCCAGTCATTCTTTTTTGGGCCTGGAGACGCGAGACACCGACTCACTGCACTGCACATCCGCATCCACCTACACACCTACACACATACAtacacacacatacacacatacacatacacatacacatacacatacacatacacacacatacacacaaCATACATACATTAATCTATACACCCATCGATCCATACATACATCAATCCATACATACACTCACCTGGCCTGGGACGACCACTTCACGACCTCACGCTGTCCACACTCGACCACCTGCAATCTCGTACAACTAGCGCACTCGACGACTATCCGCAACACCCCTAGGCTCGCGTCGGCCTCGCATATATTGCCAGCAGCCCCGGACTGGCCGACGAGGAGAAGCATTGTGAAACCATGCAGCACCGCCAGATGCACCAATTTGCGGGGAGCGCCGCCCATGCCGCCCACGCCGCCCACGCCGCCCACGCCGCCCACGACGCCCACATTgtcaacaccaacaccaacaccaacaccgaCACCGACTATGCCAGCCGCACCCTCATGGACCAGGCCACACGCGTCCTCATGGCCCGCGCCACCTCGACATGCACCAACGACAGCGACCCGGGCTGCACCAAGCCCACGCAGGTGCCCATCCTCGTCATCGTCCTGGCGACTGTGTAGGTTGTCTGAGCCGGCTGCCCCGTCTGCGCTAACCGCATCCACAGCGTCCCCGTCGTCGGCATCTTCATCGTCCTGTTCTTCCTGCACCGCCGCAACCAGAGGAAGCTGGCCGAGGAGGACAAGGACAAGTACCGCTCCATGGACTTTGGCCTCGAGCACGAGCGCGCGCCCGGCGGCCGCGTGGGCGTGCGCAAGGGGCCCGAGATGAGCGTCACCGACGTCGACAAGGAGATGAAGGGCACCCACGACCGCGGCATCTCGCTCGAGCACGGCAGCCCGTACATCCTGCCCGTCGGCCTGCACGGCTCGCGTGAGTCGTTCCACTCGCTCTCGCGCTCCACCCACGACCCGCACGACCCCTACCGTCCCGTGACCTTCATGACGGACAGCGCGAGCATCCGCAGCCCCAGCCACGCCTACGGAAAGGACAACGCCTCCCTGTACACCTCCTCGAGCGCAGGCACAAAGGGGAGAAACGGCGACGGCCTCGGCCTGCTGCAGAACGCCCAGCGCATGTCCACCTCGCACCCCATCCGCTCCGAGTCCCTCTCCCCCGACGGCACCCGCTCGCCCATGCGCTTCCCCGACCCAGCCGCCCCGCCCCTCAGCCCACTGAACCCGCGCACCGCCGACCAGCCCCAGCTGCCTGCACCGTCGCCCGCCGGCTCCGAGATCAAGCTGCAGTACGCCGCCTTCAAGCCCACCACCGACGTGCCCAGGATCATGATCCCGGACGCCGACGGCAAGAGCAAGTCGGTCAACAAGTCGGTCAACAAGTCGCCCGTCGAGAAGGCGGCTGCCTTCTCCCCTCGCATCCAGTCCCAGCAGGCCCTCGTCTCCCACGGCCCCTCCAACAGCATCCTCAGCACCTCCAGCTACGGCGACGCCTTCCAGATCACCCCGCCCTCGCCCCGCCACACACAGCCCACCATCCACGAGCTCCCCACCCCCGTCGCGCCTACCCCTCTCCGCCCCCAGCCCGCCCCTGCCGGCCTGAATGTCGACAACGTTGGCCAGAGCACCAACCGCCTGTCCATGAGCCTGCGTCCCATGCCCCCCATGCACGACGACCCCGAGGAGAACCCCGAGGACCGCGCCAACCGCATCCGCTCTTTCTACAAGGAGTACTTTGACGACTCCAAGCCCGAGCCCGTCGGCGGACACCAGTACACCGACTACCACGAGGACTACAGCTCCGAGTACCTCGACGGCGCCGTCTTCGACCCGCAAGCCCGCGGCTTCGTCGTCGCCCAGCCCAACGCCCCCTTTGCCGAGCCCATTACCCGCCGCGCCATGACACCGCCGCCGCGCGCTCCCCCGCGCTTCCGCAGCAACACGGGCGGCAGCCGCGCCCCGCACATGTCCAACGGCTCCCTGGCGTCGCCGCAGCACCCTCCTCGCAACATGTCGTCGATGAGCGGACGCCTGCCTGCTCCTGCGCCCAGGAAGCCCCTGCCACCGCCGTCTGCTCTCTCCTCCCTGCCCACGCCCGGAAAGCTCACGGAGAACTCCATGGTCTTCGATGCCGCCGACTTCGCCCCGCCCATCTCCTACCGCGACAGGCAAAACGGCATGCGTCCAGACAGCCCGCTCGGTGCCCCCAGGCCCTTCAGCCCTGCTGTCCGCCCGCACACGCCGCTTGCCAGCTCCTACGACGACCTGGCCGTCATGCCCAGCCCCCATCTTCTTCGCAAGTCCGGCACCTTCACAGCGCTTGACTTTGCCCCGCCGCCCAAGTTCCGTGAGCCCGGCTCCTCCCGCGCCTCCGACGCCGGCTCGATTCGCTCCAACCGCTCGGGCATCTCCAACAACGCACAATACGCCATCCGCAGCGGTGCCAACCGTGTCAGCAGAATCCCCAAGGGAGTCGTCACCACAAGAGACGGCCTCCTGGATCAGCTGAGGCCGCAGATGAGCCTGGTGACCAAGGCCTAGTCCCCACTTCGATGATTGTGCCCAGCACATATGCCTTTGACGACAATCCCCAACCACCTCCAGCTCACTGGCTGAGCTTCCCTGGCCCCGATCACAGCTCACTACCATCAAGTACCATCGACGACCACCATGGCCCACacagccttcttcttctcttctgcTCGGACCGACGAACACTGGCTTTGTCTACCCTTTGTTCGTCTTCTCTCTTCCAGTGCGCCCCAGCGTAGTGTACATAGGGCCTCTTCTCGTTTAGTCATTTCCCTCACTTGAAAGCTTACTCAGCGATTGCGATTCAGCGGCAAGGCCACGGCGTTTCCATCTCTAATTTCTATTCTTTTTTTGCTTGGTTGAAAATAGGTGCGTGGTGGTTTGATGGTTTGGTGGTTTGGTGGCTCAAGGGGTGATTCGAGGGGAAGGAGTGTAGATGAGGTGGAGGGAAACGAGGCCAAGGAGGTGAAGGCTGAGCTGGTGTTGATGTGATGTAGATGTAACAAATTCAAGTGCAAATAGAGAGCAGAATCAAGAGGATGCATAACTAGATGAGCCTTGATCTGCAACGTGACATGTCAAAGCCACGAGTCAATCAGCACAGAAATACACGTACCCTCATCTCCGCCTAAAGGGGCAGCTCAACTTCATCCCAGAGCTACGGTTTCGGGACAGTATCTCTAACTACCAACCACTACTaccactactactactactactactactactactactaccactactactactactactactactactactactactactactactactactactactactactactactactactactactactactactactgctactactactactactactacta harbors:
- a CDS encoding Propanoyl-CoA C-acyltransferase → MVGQKQPVYVLGVGMTKFIKPRGKVDYPELGFEAGVKAMLDAHINYDDVDQGVACYCYGDSTCGQRVFYQFGMTGIPVYNVNNNCSTGSTGLYMGRNMIAHGAADCVLVVGFEKMFPGSLQSFFQDRSNPTATTNLIMKETRGVTKAPGAAQLFGNAGREHMEKYGSELADFAEIARINHAHSKNNPYSQFQDEYTLDQVVNSPMIHSPLTKLQCCPTSDGAAATVLCSQAFLDARPELKDQAILIAGQRLATDTPQLFNRSAIELIGYGMSELAAREALAEAGTSASEVSVCELHDCFSANEMVSIEALGLAGRGKAHELVRAGGITYGGRVVINPSGGLISKGHPLGATGLAQCAELVWHLRGWANNRSVPDTRVALQHNLGLGGAVVCTVYKRGDGKAAQDHTDEQVAEQTGLGYNPATQAKGFTSAQVDSVRSRKARSAWALQDTEKKVEARF
- a CDS encoding Type 1 phosphatases regulator ypi1, which codes for MPDEPPRTAAPSRPTGSHTIEATRTPASSGLLRLRAAPDERRHIQWAADVVDNEGMGKKSSKVCCIYHAPREAGESSDESSDSSESSDDGDSDGEVDNSTARPSRKKLPPAHDHGEGCGHEHHHDHDRPVGEGSHKKGRKPKRAPSPNAYEKIPKTKK